GTCTTTAAATAAGCTTGATAGATTTTTTATACTATTTCTCACTATTTAATTTAGATAGATGTCTACACTTAGTGTTTTTTATATGTAATTAGtcgtttttgaaaaaaatgtttATTGAATTTAactggaaaaaataaaaaatttcagatAAGATTTTCCAATGAAAATATAAATGTTAATATAAATACTTAAAAATGAAATGGTGGGCGGAAAAAGAGGATAAGTGATAATCAGGCTGCCTCCCAAGAAGAAACAAAGAGAGGGTAGTGcccaataataataataatattaatattatggCCCAGTACGGTCAGACACCCATACCATACAAAGTGTCACACTCAATTGTAGTGTGGAAATAAAACAAGTTCTAAGAAAATATCtacttatatattttaaatcGAGGTGAAAGTATTAGTTGAAGGATAAGCACTGGTTAATGATTATTTAGGTGTATTAGAGGTATTGGTCAATGATATTTGGTTGCTTAAATAAGTGGTAAATTTTAATGCTAAGCTCtattgataatttgatattatGAATTAGAGTGATTGAAATGGGAAAGCTGAGAATATGGGCCTCATTATTAGTAGTGAAAATATTTTGAGCACTTTCCAGATGGATTCCAGTGCATGCACTTGCAACCCAATATTTATTACTCCACTATCAAGTAGATGAAGGTTATTATAGTCACTACACTAACTGAAAAATTTAATGGGTTCGTCAAAAGTTCAAAacttgaatttttgtgtttATAATTGGACCGTTTACTTATCTAAATGATGAGAGATTTCCCATCAATCAAGcactttaatttttgtttcttCGGTTTCAAAACTTTTTGGGACAACACAATTTATTTGATCACCTTTCCCCGCCAATTATGCTTAAGCCACAccatctttttttttcatttaatcaGTATTTTCCATATTAATTTGGCCTATATTACTTATGTAGGGTAGAGAATATTAAATTGTCTTTGTCCTTGTAACCTGCAAAACTACCAAACACTGAAAGAAATATTTGATTTGTGATAAACTTGTTTTATTAAGTTGTGGCCAATGTGCAAACTTGGATTTATTGTGGTAATATGTTTTTTGAACATATATATCCCCTAGATTTATGTACCCAACCACCCCCcaaacactcacacacacacacgcacaagtTTGCGTTGGAAAAAGTCTCTAAACTAAGCTACATTGTGTGAGAAATGTGTGTGAATGCATCAGAGCCGTTGTGAAGGCACATGGAGACATGTGGTATTAGCACTAGGTAACAAAGGAGTGCATTGGAGTGATGTTGAAAGATCCAAAATTAAGTATCATATAAGTCAACTCAAATCTATCTCTCATTTTGATAATGCGAACTTTCAAATTGGCATTCTCAGTTCGTTCTCACATGATATCATTCGTGTAACGTCTAAGGTATAGATAGGGAGTGATCGTTGGTACAAAGGCATAGACAATGAGCGGCTCTTACGTCTGAATCAAAGGAGGACATGAATCGACAAAAACTCGCCCGAAATATATAAGATTTCGAGGATTTGCGTATATGAGACTACATATTTGAGAACTTATTCGATGGATGATATCCATACTAACAACATGCATATTGTTCTTCTTATCTCCAATCACGAGATGAGTGATGTCATGAATGATAACTGTTAATTTTAGACTCAGGTCGTTACATTatgtaatttataatatattcTCTCTTAATAGCATAtcatactattttttttaattcatttggAAGTTCATAGGAATCTTGCTGTAAAGTGTAAATAATTAGGCATGTGCAATAATATTTTTGTAAGAGGACTAAACTCTTTTAGACTACACAATATATGTTCTTATTCCACATAAGTGCATATACAAATTAATGTTGAGGAGACGAAAGCTCTAAAATTAGTAGCTTAAACATTCAGAATCCTTTTACTTTTAGCAAAAATTCATAATTATTGTTTCACGCCCCACAACTAGTACTAAAACACCactaataattttgaaatattgcTACAACATTATTGCCAAATGAAGAACTGGTGTATGATGAATATTAATGTGTAATCAATTTCCTACTGAAAGTGGACCACTTATAGAGTTGTAGTTCCCTTTAActtaaattttatgaataagaTTTCTTCAAATTCcctttatttaaaaataaatggaTGAATAAATCATGTCAAATATAAAGAGgaaaaaagatttttttttacataataCTATGTTTGTATGCCATAATACTCTTATTTTTATTCCGTGTTCCTTTTTAAATGACAAAAAAACGTAAGGATTTTAATCTTAAATTATACGTATAACACTTCAATGGTTTTTATCATTATATGATAAGTTGTTGAGTTAATTATAAAACATAGTACATTAGTACTCTATATTGTTTGTTTCAAATTTAATAACAAATCTTGTTGCAATCtttttcataaaatagaaagatcTGCACagaaaatactagtagtacaataattaaagaaaagtagaaaataatactagtaattaaaTCCTAGCAAGTCTCAAAAGCATAACCAATATAACAAATAACAATAGGGATACTCCTAATTAAATTTAACGCGTAAATGTTACTGGTCCTCACGTCAATGCGTCATTTAATATTAATCCAATTTTGAATACTTAAATAATTGTCATTAGCGTTAATATATTTGTTAAATTAAGGGGATTATTAAGGGTAGCTTTCCTCGTTAACACCGTTTGCCGGCCCTATGTGTCTTTTATGGAGTAGTTACTTATTTaagcaaaaataaattaaaaatatattcaatgCTTGATCTGATATTGAGCTCTCAATTCATATGAATAAAATTGcattccaaaaataaatattagcAGTATATATTTATcgaaatgaaaaaagaaaatgaggtTTTGAATCGTAGACTTTATACAGTGACAAAATGAGACATTATTTGTTACCATAGGCATGAGATTGGATTTAGGACAGGATAAAATCTTATGGGGCTCAAGGCTTACTAAATTTTACTGTATTATATTCATGTCTCCGATGAATAAGGTAAACTCCATTTTCCCAATTCTCTATCGCCATTTATAATCTTTTCATTGCTCTTCACTCCCACTTTTTCAACAACTGGGGCCTCTCGTCCTCTGTCCAATTCCGCTTACTCTTCCTTTCACAAACACTCCTTTCATCAATTTTTGCACTTATTGTCTTGGCCCTCCATATATTTATAAGCTTTGTTACATGATTTAATAGTCAAATACATTAAAtactaggagtagtattttttctGGGGTTCTTAAAGATTGCTCCTTTCTGCATCGAGGAGGTGTCTGCTCTCTGCTATTTGGATTTCTGGATTTGaagagtttgcgtttttttgaTTGAGGTAAGTAGTTCAGATCTAAATGTTGGCCTGTGACATAGGTTTATATTCTATTGGATTGAATAAGGTTTATCATATTCCTTTTAAAACTCGTGTACTTAGATCTAAATTTCTTTAATTTGAAGCTGCTTTTAATGCTTTTTAGGGATGTTGAAGGTTGGTCTTTTTCATGGAATCTAAGGGGATGAGTTTTACATCAGTGTAGCAATTGCTTGTAGAAGTAAGTTGTAACTTAGGTTTTGCTCTGTGAGTTTCTTGATGGTAAAAATATATGCTTTTGCTGTACTCAGAAAATCTTGCTTTGCACAATGTGGGAGCAGCTTTCTTTGCACTAGTTAGTTAGGTTGTTACTTTTTTATGCATTTTGCCCTTTTCCTTTCATTTTTGTGTGAAATATTTGTACATGTATGTGTTTGGCCTAACTCTTCTAGTTCATATATGAATGGCCTAATTATTGCATTCAAGATTTTGGTATTTAGATGGTGTAatcatttttttgttgtgaATTAGGTGTGCTGTTGTCCTTATTGAGAATGCATGGGATTTCAGTGTACAAGGAATTGGGTGGAATTAGAGATGGAAGAAGAGATTTCTAAGTTGGGGCCATTACCTAATACAACATCTAGGAATCTCTCATCATCTTCGTCTGCATTTTTCTCTGCAAATCAGTCTCCTTTCTTCTCCCCAAGATCATCTACTTGTCGTAAATCTGCGCAATCGGACGAACTGTGCCCTTCTGCCACCACAAATGCGGATAATGGAGATGCGAGTATGGATAACGCCAAATCAGAGCTTCTAATGAGCATCCGATACGCCTCAGTAGACGTCTGTCCTGGTGCTGAAGCATGTACGTCAAGCGATCCCTTGAAGTTGGGGACTGTTTCTTCTTCCACGGGCCTATCTGTAAGTCCCCTTTCAAGTAATGAAGTTCTGCCTCAAAATGGTTGTTCTAAGCAAAAGAGTAAAGGGAAAAGGGTTGAGAGGTCACTTGAGATTGAAGTTCCTCCGGCTTCCTATTCGTCGAATAGGCTGAGGAGCTGTGATGTTTATGTTGGCTTCTACGGCCGGAAGCCTCTGTTACTGAGGTTTGCAAACTGGCTTCGCGCTGAGTTAGAGGTTCAAGGTTTGAGCTGCTTTCTCACTGACCGCTCTAGATGCCGGAATTCTCGTAAGCACAACATTGTTGAGAAAGCTATGGATGCTTGCACGTACGGAGTTGTGATCCTGACAAAGAAGTCGTTCAGAAATCCATACACCATTGAAGAGTTGAGGTTTTTCTCGAGCAAGAAGAATTTAGTTCCTATATACTTTGATTTGGGTCCAGATGACTGCCTTGTCAGGGATATAGTCGAGAAGAGAGGAGAGGTGTGGGAAAAATACGGTGGTGAACTATGGTTACTTTATGGAGGAGTCGAGAAGGAATGGAAAGATGCATTAGGTGCCCTTTCTCGTGTTGATGAGTGGAAGCTAGAGGCTCGAGATGAGCAGTGGAGACATTGCATACTACGAGCTGTTTCTCTATTGGCATTGAGGTTAGGAAGGAGAAGTGTTGTGGATCGGATGACAAAGTGGAGAGAGAAGGCCGAGAAAGAGGAGTTCCCTTTCCCTCGAAATGAGAATTTTGTTGGTAGGAAAAAGGAGATATCCGAGCTGGAATTCATGCTTTTTGGAGATGTTAGCAGAGATGCTGAACGAGACTACTTTGAGCTCAAGGCCAGACCAAGGAGGAAGAACTTGACAATTGCGTGGGGAAGGACTAGTTCAATAGATGAGAAGCAGAGAGATAGACAAAGTGAGAGTAGTAAGCGTAAGGGGAAAGAACCAATTGAATGGAGGGAATCGGAAAAGGTAATTGAGATGCAAAACACTGAATTTTCTCAACCACAGCAGCACACAGCAAAGCCGAAGAATGGCAGAAGGAACGGAAGGAGAAGATCGTTGAAAGTTGAATATGGCAAGGGAATCGCTTGTGTATCAGGTGACTCGGGGATTGGCAAGACCGAGCTTGTTTTAGAGTATGCTTACCGGCACCATCAAAGATATAAGATGGTTCTTTGGATAGGCGGCGAAAGCAGATACATACGTCAAAACTATATGAACTTGTGGTCGTTCCTAGAGATAGATGTAGGGGTGGAGAGCTGTGCGGAGAAAACCCGGCCAAAGAGCTTCGAAGAGCAAGAGGAAGCTGCTATATCTAGAATCCGGAAGGAGCTCATGAGGAACATTCCATTTCTATTGGTGATTGACAATTTGGAGAGCGAGAAGGATTGGTGGGATCACAAACACGTAATGGACCTGCTGCCCCGGTTTGGTGGGGAGACGCACGTCATCATATGCACCCGCTTGTCCCGGATAATGAACCTCGAGCCGTTGAGGCTGTCTTACCTATCCGGTGTTGAGGCAATGGCTTTGATGCAGGGCGTCGTGAAAGATCAATCGATCAGTGAGATTGACGCGCTTCGTGTCATTGAGGAGAAACTCGGAAGGCTAACCCTGGGATTAGCCATCGTGGGAGCTATTCTCTCCGAGCTTCCTATCACGCCTAGCAGGCTTCTCGACACCATAAACAGGATGCCTTCAAAGGTTCCATCATGGACTGGTCGCGAAAACCATCCCCTGAGGCGGAACAATTTCCTCTTGCAGCTCTTCGAAGTATGCTTCTCGATATTTGACCATGCAGACGGGCCAAGGAGTCTGGCGACTCGGATGGTTCTTGCAAGTGGCTGGTTTGCCCCAGCGCCCATCCCTCTGCCCATCTTAGCCGGGGCTGCAAAGAAAATACCCGAGAAGAAACGCCACATACGGCTCTGGAGAAAGATCCTCGCGTCTTTAGCATGCGGCCTCACATCATCCTTTGCTCGAAGATCAGAAGCAGAAGCCTCTGCACTGCTGCTGAGATTCAACATGGCAAGAAACTGCACGAAACAAGGATGCATCCAGTTCAACCACCTTGTCAAGCTGTACTCGCGAAAGAGAGGGATCTCGGGCGTTCCACAGGCCATGGTCCATGCTGTCATCGCCCGGGGCTCTATGTCCCACAGCTCCGACCACATATGGGCTGCGTGTTTCCTGCTGCTCGGGTTTGGGAAGGACCCCATCGTTGTAGAGCTCAAGGTGACGCAACTGCTGCTCCTCGTCAAAGAAGTGATCCTGCCGCTTGCCGTAAGGACATTCGTCAGCTTCTCCCGCTGCAACGCTGCCATGGAGCTGCTCCGGCTGTGCACAGACGCACTGGAAGCAACGGATCAGGAACTCGTTACTCCGGTGGATAAATGGCTGGACAAGTCGCTTTGCTGGAAACCGATACAGACGAACGCACAGCTGAATCCTTGCCTGTGGCAGGATCTTACGTTGGCTCGGGCCACTGTGCTTGAGGTCAGGGCGAAGCTGATGGTGAGAGGTGGGAAATTCGACATCGGCGACGATCTGATAAGGAAGGCTGTTTACATTAGAACTTCAATATGTGGTGAGGATCATCCGGACACCATCTCGGCTCGTGACACTCTCACAAAACTCACTAGAATTATTGCCACTGTTCAAACTCATACTTCCCCctagattttatttatttttcttgccTTCAGAGCTCATAATAGAATTATAGTAGTACAGAATTTTGAATAAGCTGCATTCTATATTCAATGGAATTTCTATGAGTTTAACTGGCATTCAGCATGATGCATTAGAAGTTTTATCCTCTCATAACTTTTGTTTTGTACtccataaaagaaaaagaaataataaagtaatatTAGAAATAACTGGTTTTGAATTCTAAACAAATGAATAAAGTCATAATCGATGCGTCAATGAAGCAAGAATATTGGATTTGAATTCTAAACCGGAGTATTTAACATAGCCTGTTGATTTCCTAACATGCATCCCTCATCAAAATTCGTCCTACAAAATTGTAGACTGACAAAACACTTTGTGTAGTAGCAGAGGGTAGGGGGAATATTCAAAATGCCAAATCTAATTTAATTCCATAATTCTCTCTACCACATCTACTAAATATACAGTTCTCTACACCATCCAGCTTCTGTGGCTTCTTACATCTGCAAAGAGAATACTTTCGTTAGTTATTCTGCGTCTTATATTGCAAGTGTATGTGAAATATGGAGAAATTGTTGCTCAAAACGAGTATTTACCTTCAGAAACTTTGCTGGGCTTTCCCTCCTttttaagaaagagaaaaaatatgcTAACGACATTGTTTGGTTAGTCAATCTTGGCCTCATTAACCTCCAACTTTGTAACTCGGCTTCGGTTCTGAACCTTGATTTAATCTCACTGGATTCCTCAATAGCTGCTGTGACACCCGGTCCGCTAAAACTAGATGTGAGTCATATAATTCTTCTTTTGAACCATGCAAAACAGGGCGTTCAACCTTGTTTCTACGGTTGCCATTATCCCGTGGAACAGATTCCAGGGACAAATGAGCTTGAATAAGTCCTCGAAATATATCAGGTTTATGCTCCTGAGAGCCATTTCCACGTGCAGGAAAGGACATTGCTAACGTACCACTGCCTTCATGCAAATTGTTCAAATGGAATTGTTGAATTGCACCGAGGTTGCCTCCACCTGGAGGAGTCGAAGCGCCAGATGCAGCACGAGGGCTTGATATTGGAGATGATGATAATCTTCCATTAATGTGCTGTGGAGATTGTGAACACGAACGAGGACTTGCAACTGGAGGTACAGCACAGGGGGTTGTTTCTAGCCATATATGCATCTCTGCTGAACCATGAGAATGAGAATCAGTTCGAGACTGATTAGGTGAAACTGAATACAACATCTGACTCTAATTTATTATGtcggcgttcggttgccatgactaatatcatgagactatccatctaggattaagttgtgagattattttagttgaaggggggaggctatgactaattatcatgagactatccatctaggattaagttgaagggttcaatcttatgaaccaaacttgatacatatttaatcatgagatttaatcttgccaaccgaacaccccctataTGGATTATGGTGTCGAGCAATGAGCTTTATGCAAGACCTCGTAATGGTGACAATCTCTTCCCATAAAGATACACAACAAGACACAATAGTCACTCTTATACTACTCATCCTACTGAATAGATGTTTAGTATGATATGGAGCACTGCCTACCACCTCTTCAATTTTCAGTTCTTCTCGCATAAGTAGCATAACCCCTATAACCATTTAATACCTATAAACAACTCAGCTGCTAAAAAGACTTGAGGGTATAATAGCAAAACACATAAATCATGTTTTGACTGACAATCAGAATTTCAGCAACTAATGTAGACTCAGAATGCTACAGCACAAGTACACCATTTATGCATACCATAGTAAAAGTTGCATTTAACATCATAAAATGACATGTTCACGTGTGTGCGTGTGCGCATGAGTGAGTGACAGACAGAGAGAGATACCTAAATCCAGGAACACTTTTTTGGGTTTTAGAACGACCGACAGCTCCTGAGGAGTCCAAACAAGGTGGTGTTCTGGAATGTCCAAAGCCCTGATAGAATTCAGCAAGTCAATTAAAAGATAATCACCCTCATTCTTGGTAATACATAAACATAGGAACACTTTTTTGTTATGTCAccttaaaagaaaaaaatctcCAGATACTAAATGAGAAATAAGATGCACATAACTATATAACGATCGGAAATCAATGCCATCCTAAGACTTTTCTCGATTAAATCATTTAAAGTCTCGTACTGTTATACATAAATCACGAAAGTAGATTTCCATTGGAACAGTCCGATTAAACCTAAATACTAGTAATGGAATGTACATTCTTGAAGGAAATCATATGCACTCCAGTGCAAGTTGGAAGAGATACCAGTGCTCTGACTTCATGTGTGAGTGTAGGTATTGGCTCCATAGGATCAGCAGTCAAAACAGGTCTCTCCAGAGAAACAGAATTTTTCACAAAAGGATGCTCCAGGAGTTGAGATGCTGTAGGACGATTAGACGGATTGCGCTGCAAACACTGTTTCACAAAACTCCTCCCCTCTTCTGAGAGGTGATTGGGGATTTCTGGAAGTTCCTTGCTATTCCCAATCTTAAACATAGCTGCAACCTTCAGGAAGAAATCACTATCATTATTTTTGAAAGCAGATTCTTGTACATGTAACAATGATGTAACAGTAACATGTCAAAATTGCAAGAACATAAAGTTACCCCTTCGTAGTGACTCCAAGGTGGTTTTGTTGTAGCCATTTCCAGAACTGTGCATCCAAGGCTCCATATATCCACCGCTAGGTTACAACCACTAGTATTCTTAATGACCTTTATATTAATACAGTAACTAGAGTTGGCTGAGATGGGTCTAAACAACTAAAACTAGTGAATCATCTTTCACAAACCTCAGGTGCCATCCAGTATGGGCTTCCCTTAAACGACAATGGACTGGATTGCCCAGTTATCTGCAAATAATAGATTTGATTCAGATTTAGACAAACTAAACGAGATAAACAGccatttctttatttattgAGTATTGCATAATTATTATTACTGTTCCAAATTTACTATAGGACAATGGTGAATACTTACTAAATAATTAACACAGATAGTCACCTATTGAGGGGCTATGTTCATCAAATAACCTTTATATTTTGTTTGGAAGCAAAAACAATAACGACGCTAAGTTATACTAGAACCATCCAGATAGCCCCAAATCAATAACAAGATAAAATTAAATCGAACCAGTAGCTTAAGTCTGTCGCAAATGGAAACCATCGAATAAAGTGCAAGTGTTTACATGTTTCGCCATCCCAAAATCTGCCAATTTTACCCGCCCATTAGGGTCGACAAGAATATTTGCTCCTTTTATGTCCCTGACCAAATAAATATAAATCCAATCAGCACACATAAAATCCCCAACTTGCCCAAGTTAAGTGTTGAACAAGAAACCAAGGGATAATATTAATTTCAAACAATTTAAGTTTAGGCCACCTATGAATTGTGTTTTTGCCATGAAAATAAGCCA
This portion of the Salvia splendens isolate huo1 chromosome 10, SspV2, whole genome shotgun sequence genome encodes:
- the LOC121752954 gene encoding uncharacterized protein LOC121752954; this encodes MGFQCTRNWVELEMEEEISKLGPLPNTTSRNLSSSSSAFFSANQSPFFSPRSSTCRKSAQSDELCPSATTNADNGDASMDNAKSELLMSIRYASVDVCPGAEACTSSDPLKLGTVSSSTGLSVSPLSSNEVLPQNGCSKQKSKGKRVERSLEIEVPPASYSSNRLRSCDVYVGFYGRKPLLLRFANWLRAELEVQGLSCFLTDRSRCRNSRKHNIVEKAMDACTYGVVILTKKSFRNPYTIEELRFFSSKKNLVPIYFDLGPDDCLVRDIVEKRGEVWEKYGGELWLLYGGVEKEWKDALGALSRVDEWKLEARDEQWRHCILRAVSLLALRLGRRSVVDRMTKWREKAEKEEFPFPRNENFVGRKKEISELEFMLFGDVSRDAERDYFELKARPRRKNLTIAWGRTSSIDEKQRDRQSESSKRKGKEPIEWRESEKVIEMQNTEFSQPQQHTAKPKNGRRNGRRRSLKVEYGKGIACVSGDSGIGKTELVLEYAYRHHQRYKMVLWIGGESRYIRQNYMNLWSFLEIDVGVESCAEKTRPKSFEEQEEAAISRIRKELMRNIPFLLVIDNLESEKDWWDHKHVMDLLPRFGGETHVIICTRLSRIMNLEPLRLSYLSGVEAMALMQGVVKDQSISEIDALRVIEEKLGRLTLGLAIVGAILSELPITPSRLLDTINRMPSKVPSWTGRENHPLRRNNFLLQLFEVCFSIFDHADGPRSLATRMVLASGWFAPAPIPLPILAGAAKKIPEKKRHIRLWRKILASLACGLTSSFARRSEAEASALLLRFNMARNCTKQGCIQFNHLVKLYSRKRGISGVPQAMVHAVIARGSMSHSSDHIWAACFLLLGFGKDPIVVELKVTQLLLLVKEVILPLAVRTFVSFSRCNAAMELLRLCTDALEATDQELVTPVDKWLDKSLCWKPIQTNAQLNPCLWQDLTLARATVLEVRAKLMVRGGKFDIGDDLIRKAVYIRTSICGEDHPDTISARDTLTKLTRIIATVQTHTSP